From Candidatus Manganitrophus morganii, the proteins below share one genomic window:
- a CDS encoding class I SAM-dependent methyltransferase, with the protein MSIYSSQKKYFEEAYRTGEHGWPVEGASVPVSRFVARFKKERSAGRVLDIGCGEGRHSVLFAREGYRTVGLDYQPLALERARRISGNGLARANLRFMLGDVFHLPFRPGTFDVVLDYGCLHHIRRRDTKSYLGNVGPVLKPGGYFLLSCFSTHFKHHPDEKRKRDWMVHNGHYDRFFRKGDFKSIFGRDFEVLNVEEERQSIYAFFHVLMRKKEKGRRS; encoded by the coding sequence GTGAGCATCTACTCCTCCCAGAAAAAATATTTTGAAGAGGCCTACCGGACCGGCGAGCATGGCTGGCCCGTGGAAGGAGCCTCCGTACCGGTTTCCCGTTTCGTCGCGCGATTTAAGAAAGAGCGCTCCGCAGGCCGCGTGTTGGATATCGGCTGCGGCGAAGGGAGACACTCCGTTCTTTTTGCGCGCGAGGGCTACCGGACGGTCGGTCTCGATTATCAGCCGCTCGCATTAGAGCGGGCGCGCCGGATCTCCGGGAACGGATTGGCCCGGGCAAACCTCCGATTCATGCTGGGAGATGTTTTCCATCTCCCCTTCCGGCCCGGAACATTCGACGTCGTTCTCGATTACGGCTGTCTCCATCACATCCGCCGTAGGGATACGAAGAGCTATCTTGGGAACGTCGGTCCGGTTCTCAAGCCGGGGGGCTACTTTCTCCTTTCCTGTTTTTCGACGCACTTCAAACACCATCCTGATGAAAAGAGAAAACGGGATTGGATGGTGCACAACGGTCACTACGACCGGTTTTTTCGGAAGGGAGATTTTAAGTCGATTTTCGGCCGGGACTTCGAGGTCTTGAATGTCGAAGAAGAGCGGCAATCTATCTATGCATTTTTCCATGTGTTAATGCGGAAAAAGGAGAAGGGAAG
- a CDS encoding carboxypeptidase-like regulatory domain-containing protein translates to MKRNGHRNRNSPGGWIGLLMILLLSCSGGEQRNDRPLLTSNWGGTAGGPINGRLEVQVFDDTTRDPFPGVLVSLGDSGRITTTTDGQGIAVFTGVIGPQDVHVYFCGGCDADAANPVIPVLYRIASYYQVNARQVSIPIIPGDRSFTEAVFQGKVFDVERDESVFVSALDELGVFDVLGPLGSTTYHWVTAESQLLNDPDPPPIDLTFVFTRDLDEWAAADPDGGRQGFNQVALIGKAINVSKQPQAGVRVGARYFGGNDAGRPYYFDEAGRIDPSLEATTADGRFLFLRLSSNNDVFVSARQIGVGVGARYIHLPVAGTTVFTLPVLPIIEQAVDLSGRVVVYRPDFQEEERKGFLSSENVGVEGVLINFSGDPVSEIVVTDSGAEIGGNYRSVRHLLPNSRYIAVVLAGRTFRQTYQELQFNNRSKTNYPLAVVPLGNLVAMVRAAKEDDTSGLEAGTAEILARIVAPTGQTDPNGDLILAPIPNVEIAVVDAFGDEVLTRAYFDDEGEVDPDREQTGAKGAFLAFGLTPGVYTVIATDPITNETIDRKSLLVYANGVHLVELVQASGEIVLGVIRDPEGNTITPPQLSLIGENPDCPQFGEGCSLPAAGEYFVRMEQRTGGGDYSVPVSGSKRALGLSTFRLSSDGTLNNVAFAAGLGPLAVGGRLTFDIGFTPSVSLVETTGLITLPPGFSHSDIGAVLIGAAAPRGEAFIGADIIGFFPGKVGPGFRVLSLPPEGALSYFVTATARNNSGASSLIQVQGLPGIPIRQDLTLPDPPRLLSPVPPAPEEEAEVSENTPHLVWAAPDAGPVDLYRVTLETEEGEQLWEAWVPGSRTEITLPAFPEEAPDQLDPFVDGRPIIWRVHAIQAGGLSFQEFTFRQLAQRRVSDASAVSRFIPKRQQ, encoded by the coding sequence GTGAAACGAAACGGACATCGCAATCGGAATTCACCGGGCGGGTGGATCGGGCTCCTGATGATTCTCCTTCTCTCCTGCAGCGGGGGGGAGCAGCGGAACGATCGTCCCCTCCTTACCTCCAACTGGGGGGGAACCGCCGGGGGGCCGATCAACGGGCGTCTGGAGGTGCAGGTGTTCGATGATACCACCCGGGATCCGTTTCCGGGGGTCCTCGTCTCGCTGGGGGATTCGGGGAGAATCACGACGACGACCGACGGCCAGGGAATCGCCGTCTTCACGGGGGTGATCGGGCCGCAGGACGTTCATGTCTACTTTTGCGGAGGATGCGACGCCGACGCGGCCAATCCGGTGATCCCCGTCCTTTACCGGATCGCCTCTTATTATCAGGTGAACGCGAGGCAGGTCTCCATCCCGATCATTCCGGGCGACCGGTCGTTCACGGAGGCCGTCTTTCAAGGGAAAGTCTTCGATGTGGAGCGGGACGAATCGGTTTTTGTCTCCGCCCTTGATGAACTGGGGGTGTTTGACGTTCTTGGCCCGCTCGGCTCGACGACCTATCACTGGGTGACGGCCGAGTCGCAGCTGCTGAATGATCCCGATCCTCCCCCGATCGATTTGACGTTCGTTTTTACGAGAGATCTGGATGAATGGGCGGCCGCAGATCCGGACGGCGGACGCCAAGGGTTCAATCAGGTGGCGCTGATTGGAAAAGCGATCAACGTGTCGAAGCAGCCCCAAGCGGGCGTCCGGGTCGGCGCGCGATACTTCGGTGGAAACGATGCCGGCCGGCCTTACTATTTTGACGAAGCGGGCCGGATCGATCCAAGCTTGGAGGCGACCACGGCCGACGGCCGATTTCTCTTCCTGCGGCTTTCGTCGAACAATGATGTTTTTGTTTCGGCGCGGCAGATCGGGGTGGGAGTGGGCGCCCGGTATATTCATCTTCCGGTCGCGGGGACGACCGTCTTCACCCTCCCGGTCCTTCCGATCATCGAGCAGGCGGTCGATCTTTCCGGCCGGGTCGTCGTCTATCGGCCCGATTTTCAGGAGGAAGAGCGCAAGGGGTTCCTTTCGAGCGAAAACGTCGGGGTGGAGGGGGTGCTCATCAATTTTTCAGGGGATCCGGTGAGTGAGATCGTCGTCACCGACAGCGGAGCGGAGATCGGCGGAAATTATCGAAGCGTGCGCCATCTCCTCCCGAACAGCCGCTATATCGCCGTTGTTTTGGCGGGGCGGACTTTCCGGCAGACCTATCAGGAGCTGCAATTCAATAACCGCTCCAAGACAAATTATCCTTTGGCCGTGGTGCCGCTGGGGAATTTGGTCGCAATGGTGCGCGCGGCAAAGGAGGACGACACCAGCGGCCTGGAGGCCGGCACGGCGGAGATTCTCGCTCGGATCGTGGCGCCGACCGGCCAGACCGATCCGAACGGCGATCTGATCCTCGCCCCGATCCCGAATGTCGAGATCGCCGTCGTGGACGCCTTTGGAGATGAAGTTTTGACTCGCGCCTATTTTGATGATGAGGGGGAGGTCGATCCCGACCGTGAACAGACCGGTGCAAAGGGGGCGTTCCTCGCCTTTGGCCTCACGCCGGGGGTCTACACTGTGATTGCGACCGATCCGATTACAAATGAGACGATCGACCGGAAGAGCCTCCTAGTGTATGCCAACGGCGTTCACTTGGTGGAGTTGGTCCAGGCGTCCGGAGAGATTGTCCTGGGGGTGATTCGCGATCCGGAAGGGAATACGATCACCCCCCCCCAGCTCTCTCTGATCGGGGAGAATCCAGACTGTCCCCAATTCGGAGAAGGCTGTTCCCTCCCGGCCGCCGGGGAATATTTCGTTCGAATGGAGCAGCGGACCGGCGGCGGCGATTATTCCGTCCCGGTTTCCGGCTCCAAGCGCGCTTTGGGATTGTCGACCTTCCGCCTCTCTTCGGACGGGACCTTGAACAATGTGGCGTTCGCCGCCGGCTTGGGCCCGCTCGCAGTGGGAGGGCGTCTGACTTTTGATATCGGCTTTACCCCTTCGGTGTCGCTGGTCGAGACGACCGGGTTGATCACCCTTCCACCCGGTTTTTCCCATTCCGATATAGGAGCGGTTTTGATCGGAGCGGCCGCTCCTCGGGGAGAGGCTTTTATCGGCGCCGATATCATCGGGTTCTTTCCGGGGAAGGTCGGCCCCGGTTTCCGGGTTCTCTCCCTCCCTCCGGAAGGAGCGCTCTCTTATTTTGTGACAGCGACTGCTCGAAACAACAGCGGAGCATCCAGTCTCATTCAGGTGCAGGGTCTTCCGGGGATCCCGATCCGCCAAGATCTGACCCTGCCCGATCCGCCCCGTCTTCTATCGCCCGTTCCTCCCGCTCCTGAAGAGGAGGCAGAGGTCTCGGAGAACACCCCGCACCTCGTCTGGGCCGCTCCGGATGCGGGGCCGGTCGATCTCTACCGGGTGACCCTTGAAACAGAGGAGGGAGAGCAGCTCTGGGAGGCCTGGGTTCCGGGCAGCCGGACCGAAATCACCCTTCCGGCTTTCCCGGAGGAGGCACCGGACCAACTCGACCCCTTTGTGGACGGGCGGCCGATTATCTGGAGAGTGCATGCGATCCAGGCGGGGGGGCTTTCGTTCCAAGAGTTCACTTTCCGTCAGCTTGCGCAGCGGCGTGTATCCGACGCGAGCGCCGTTTCGCGCTTTATTCCAAAGAGGCAACAATGA
- a CDS encoding tetratricopeptide repeat protein, producing MKEKIPESRLKRRMEEGIRLMREKKWEEAIRLFEEMAKQSPQQAEIFFRLGVSYMELGRIPKAEEALKRAIRLNPEDVRPYFQLAGLYEQTQRLQDALDLYDRVIQVDPLGEGAQIGLFKKYLVQGILIARAGDFDGALRFFKSAAEIDPGNPDPHYNIGRVYQRKGEEAKAEEAFQKVIELAPQYQPAYLELGDLYQRQTRFQEALQAFIAAAQINPNTPGGRNAQAKIPFLQGILLAQSGRAEEALRAFQQALRISPDPAPIYFNIAQVYLRIGDFENAEAALNRTLEVDPRNQGAFLNLGILYERQGKLEEALRAYESARDVQPASPDGVNAAVSAHTVRGKRAIEAEKLDEALEEFKQAVALQPKNPANYFNLALLHVRRNELAEATDAFDQVITLDPSEEDAYLPLAEILEKSGREQEAIETYERLIALGPEPLATRAKLGLHLLKGVAFGKQLRYDDARAEFEAVIRLDPQEMRGYYNLALVQIKTNDPYPATENLKKVLEIDPKQTVIRFQLAKLYEDLGRPYDALDLYQGGLEQEGVSPSLVEEFEERINVLFGTISFVYQVTYDSNINLSENEESDLKTEIFSQYQRFFLFGEGWRSGFRLTPSLTMFHRDQVSVFTGQVGLFGDWRQLQRGISYGYNFRVGLFEGSLSDRSHELFLDGFLPAGDSSTLSGSVRLRYFDSVDNDFNTIDSDIYDGIQPSLSSSFATDGILGGRLAVSGALYANLNTQEINDTAQSADDYAYIGFSPSISFDRPLIQGVILNLSYSYSYLHYLHPDSVLGEKRVSHAHAINGGVTVGLERGLQLYLRGSLLANRSNQPGIPPERQTAVTAEKVNSLSEYTKWLTTFGIRLLF from the coding sequence ATGAAGGAAAAGATCCCCGAATCAAGGCTGAAAAGAAGGATGGAGGAGGGGATTCGATTGATGCGGGAGAAGAAGTGGGAAGAGGCGATCCGGCTGTTTGAAGAGATGGCGAAACAGTCTCCTCAACAGGCGGAGATCTTCTTCCGTCTGGGGGTCAGCTACATGGAGCTCGGAAGAATTCCGAAAGCCGAAGAGGCCCTCAAGCGGGCGATTCGCCTCAATCCGGAGGATGTCCGCCCCTATTTTCAGCTGGCCGGACTCTATGAGCAGACACAACGGCTGCAAGACGCGCTCGATCTCTACGATCGGGTCATCCAGGTAGACCCCCTCGGAGAGGGGGCCCAAATCGGGCTTTTTAAAAAGTACCTCGTCCAAGGAATTCTCATCGCGCGTGCAGGCGATTTTGACGGTGCTCTCCGCTTTTTTAAGTCGGCGGCGGAGATCGATCCCGGCAACCCGGATCCCCACTATAACATCGGCCGGGTTTATCAGAGAAAGGGAGAGGAGGCCAAGGCGGAAGAGGCCTTCCAAAAGGTGATCGAGTTGGCCCCGCAATATCAGCCGGCCTATCTGGAGCTCGGAGATCTCTATCAGCGGCAAACGCGATTCCAAGAGGCGCTCCAGGCCTTCATCGCCGCGGCCCAAATCAACCCGAATACCCCCGGCGGGAGGAACGCGCAGGCAAAAATCCCTTTCCTTCAGGGCATCCTGTTGGCCCAGAGCGGAAGGGCGGAAGAGGCTTTGAGGGCGTTTCAACAGGCCCTCCGGATCTCGCCCGATCCGGCGCCGATCTATTTCAATATCGCTCAGGTTTACCTCAGGATCGGAGATTTCGAGAATGCCGAAGCGGCCTTAAACCGCACCCTGGAAGTCGATCCGAGAAATCAGGGGGCGTTTTTGAACCTGGGTATTTTATACGAGCGACAGGGAAAGCTGGAGGAGGCCTTGCGTGCATATGAAAGCGCCCGCGATGTCCAACCGGCGAGCCCGGATGGGGTGAATGCGGCGGTCAGCGCCCATACCGTGCGGGGGAAGAGGGCCATCGAGGCTGAAAAACTGGATGAGGCCCTGGAGGAGTTTAAACAAGCCGTGGCGCTGCAGCCGAAGAATCCGGCGAATTATTTCAATCTCGCTTTGCTCCATGTCCGGCGTAACGAACTCGCCGAGGCCACAGATGCCTTCGATCAGGTCATCACCCTGGACCCTTCCGAAGAGGATGCTTATTTGCCGCTGGCCGAGATTCTTGAAAAAAGCGGCCGTGAGCAGGAGGCGATTGAAACTTACGAGCGTCTTATCGCGCTCGGTCCGGAGCCTTTGGCGACCCGGGCCAAACTCGGTCTCCATCTTCTCAAAGGGGTCGCTTTCGGAAAGCAGCTGCGTTATGACGATGCCCGCGCCGAATTTGAAGCGGTGATCCGGCTGGACCCTCAGGAGATGAGGGGGTACTACAATTTGGCATTGGTTCAGATCAAAACGAACGATCCCTACCCCGCAACGGAAAATCTCAAAAAGGTGTTGGAGATCGATCCCAAGCAAACGGTCATTCGATTTCAGCTGGCCAAGCTTTACGAAGACTTGGGACGCCCCTACGACGCCCTCGACCTCTACCAAGGAGGGCTGGAGCAGGAGGGGGTGAGCCCGTCGCTCGTGGAGGAGTTCGAGGAGCGGATCAACGTTCTTTTCGGGACGATCTCTTTCGTCTATCAGGTGACCTATGACAGCAATATCAACTTGAGCGAAAACGAGGAGAGCGACTTAAAAACGGAGATCTTCTCGCAGTATCAGCGGTTCTTTCTGTTTGGGGAAGGCTGGCGGAGCGGTTTTCGCCTCACCCCTTCGCTGACCATGTTCCATCGGGACCAGGTCTCTGTTTTCACCGGACAAGTCGGCCTCTTTGGCGACTGGAGGCAACTCCAAAGAGGAATTTCATACGGATATAATTTTCGCGTCGGATTGTTTGAGGGTTCTCTCTCCGACCGATCCCACGAGCTTTTCCTGGACGGGTTCCTCCCGGCGGGGGACTCTTCGACGCTCAGCGGTTCCGTTCGGCTTCGATATTTCGACTCGGTTGATAATGATTTCAACACAATCGACAGCGACATTTATGACGGGATTCAGCCCTCCCTCTCGAGCAGCTTCGCGACCGACGGCATCTTGGGGGGCCGGCTCGCGGTCTCGGGCGCGCTTTATGCCAACCTCAATACACAGGAGATCAATGATACAGCCCAGTCCGCGGACGACTATGCCTATATCGGTTTTTCCCCGTCGATCTCTTTTGATCGTCCGTTGATCCAAGGGGTCATTCTGAATCTCTCTTACAGCTACTCCTATCTACACTACTTGCATCCCGATTCGGTTCTCGGGGAGAAACGGGTCAGCCATGCTCATGCGATCAATGGAGGGGTGACGGTGGGCTTGGAGCGGGGACTCCAGCTCTATCTGCGGGGCTCTTTGTTGGCCAATCGGTCAAACCAACCCGGAATCCCCCCTGAACGTCAGACCGCCGTGACGGCCGAGAAGGTGAACTCATTGAGCGAATATACAAAGTGGCTCACGACATTCGGCATCCGGTTGCTCTTTTAA
- a CDS encoding Ig-like domain-containing protein — MERRLFIFRPGQTLFILSLLVALLFGCGGGGGGGGSDGTNPPPNNPPPGGGNPGTPNTDPPSVISAAPQGNSVSVSAFIEITFDKSMDVATFQGGLEGLGNIGYAAVCVDADCKIIRLSRTTNLEYDFSYTLTLLPQVRDQEGNLLSSPYVWSFETEVFVPPLSFSSITVDGDGINTGECTAIALDITGRTHIVYYSEEDGLPKHAFCSTDCSNPANWKKELIDLEINQLEDQKLGRDINLAIDGETLHVSYRDVDTSDASILGGTDNDNRGILKYAKGVKNADGSAWVWSRVIVDDTLYGVTDTYIKVRNNTVHISYRKIGDTSSQDIIAYATCSGSCDSLGAVWNKINGEQGNDAGAPNHIFVTDTAIHISYYLDGTMKYATCLMSNDCSDQGLVPINWKSIVVDNGGADQADVGTENSLAVDDGDVIHVTYRDNSNGLLMYARCESSCADTGDAWEKIAIDAAGGSSQIKVVGNVLHVSYRNDDNKNLKYAVCPSNCLVPESWSTYTIDAPGEVGLDTYLAVDNGTVHISYRAAGDAEDLKYARGIP; from the coding sequence GTGGAACGCCGTCTTTTCATCTTTAGACCCGGACAAACGCTTTTCATCCTATCCCTTCTTGTTGCCCTCTTGTTTGGGTGCGGCGGCGGAGGGGGTGGGGGTGGCTCCGATGGAACCAATCCTCCTCCGAACAATCCTCCGCCCGGCGGAGGAAATCCGGGAACACCCAACACAGACCCGCCGTCGGTCATTTCTGCGGCACCCCAAGGGAATTCCGTTTCGGTCAGCGCCTTCATTGAGATCACCTTCGACAAATCAATGGACGTCGCTACTTTTCAGGGGGGTCTGGAAGGTTTGGGGAACATCGGATATGCGGCGGTCTGCGTCGATGCGGACTGCAAGATAATTCGCTTGAGTCGTACAACCAATTTGGAATATGATTTTTCTTATACACTGACACTCTTGCCGCAGGTGAGAGACCAGGAGGGGAATCTCCTCTCTTCTCCTTACGTGTGGTCGTTTGAAACGGAAGTATTTGTCCCCCCCCTTTCATTTAGCAGCATTACTGTGGATGGTGACGGGATCAATACCGGCGAGTGCACCGCAATTGCCCTGGACATCACGGGGAGGACCCATATTGTCTACTATTCTGAAGAAGACGGGCTTCCCAAACATGCCTTCTGCTCGACAGATTGTAGCAATCCTGCAAATTGGAAAAAAGAATTGATCGATCTAGAGATTAATCAACTCGAAGACCAGAAGCTTGGCCGCGATATTAACCTGGCAATCGACGGGGAGACCCTCCATGTCAGCTACCGGGATGTGGATACGAGTGATGCGTCTATATTGGGGGGGACGGACAACGATAACCGGGGAATATTAAAGTATGCCAAGGGGGTAAAAAATGCGGATGGAAGCGCTTGGGTCTGGTCTCGGGTAATTGTTGACGATACCCTCTATGGTGTGACAGACACCTACATCAAAGTTAGAAATAACACGGTCCACATCAGCTACCGGAAGATCGGCGACACTTCAAGTCAAGATATCATTGCTTATGCCACCTGTTCAGGATCTTGTGATTCTCTTGGGGCAGTGTGGAATAAAATCAACGGCGAGCAAGGAAACGATGCCGGGGCGCCCAACCATATATTTGTTACCGATACAGCGATCCATATCAGCTATTACTTAGATGGAACAATGAAATATGCAACCTGTCTTATGTCTAATGATTGCTCCGATCAGGGTCTTGTCCCAATAAATTGGAAGTCAATTGTAGTTGATAATGGGGGGGCGGATCAGGCTGACGTTGGAACCGAGAATTCTCTGGCTGTGGATGACGGTGATGTCATACACGTTACATACCGGGACAACAGCAACGGTCTTCTAATGTATGCCCGTTGCGAAAGTAGCTGCGCAGATACCGGTGATGCATGGGAGAAGATTGCCATCGATGCGGCGGGAGGGAGCAGCCAGATCAAAGTGGTGGGCAATGTCCTCCATGTCAGCTACCGGAACGATGACAATAAGAATCTAAAGTATGCGGTCTGTCCATCGAATTGTCTCGTCCCGGAGAGTTGGTCGACCTATACGATTGACGCCCCCGGTGAGGTTGGATTGGACACCTACCTTGCAGTTGACAACGGAACGGTTCACATCAGTTACCGGGCCGCTGGGGATGCTGAGGACCTTAAGTATGCGCGAGGCATTCCCTAA
- the rlmN gene encoding 23S rRNA (adenine(2503)-C(2))-methyltransferase RlmN, with translation MTESKKNILAFSFEELEAWLLDLGWKKYRAKQLLSWLYQRRAADFEEMTDLSKADRALLAEKASLRHLEIVTRRKSIDGTEKFLLGLEDGNRIESVLIPDDNRLTLCISSQAGCTLDCGFCLTAQEKLKRNLKADEIVGQILTVQRTLPEESRITNIVMMGMGEPLANLTQVVEALKRMISPIGLGFSPRRVTVSTAGMVPQILKLWEEVPVNLSISLNATTNEVRDQIMPKVNRLYPIEELLKVCKAFPLPSRRRITFEYVLLAGVNDTPEDAARLVRLSHGIRCKINLIPFNEFLGSPYRRPADQDVLRFQDILHHAGLTATVRKSKGRDILAACGQLNSEVGAASLPLVQPVRRTQTPTSALPC, from the coding sequence ATGACAGAGAGCAAAAAGAACATCCTCGCCTTCTCTTTTGAGGAGCTGGAAGCGTGGCTCCTTGACCTCGGCTGGAAAAAATACCGCGCCAAGCAGCTCCTCTCTTGGCTTTATCAGCGGCGGGCCGCCGATTTTGAAGAGATGACCGACCTCTCCAAGGCCGACCGCGCCCTTTTGGCCGAAAAGGCGTCTCTGCGCCATCTCGAGATTGTCACCCGCCGGAAGTCAATCGATGGAACTGAGAAGTTTCTCTTAGGGTTGGAGGATGGAAACCGGATCGAATCGGTCCTGATTCCGGACGACAACCGCCTCACCCTCTGCATCTCTTCGCAGGCCGGCTGCACCCTCGACTGCGGCTTCTGCCTCACCGCCCAGGAGAAACTGAAGCGCAACCTGAAGGCCGATGAAATCGTCGGCCAGATCCTCACCGTTCAACGGACCCTGCCGGAAGAGAGCCGAATCACCAATATCGTGATGATGGGAATGGGCGAACCGCTGGCGAATCTCACCCAGGTGGTCGAGGCGCTCAAACGGATGATCTCGCCGATCGGGCTCGGTTTCTCGCCGCGCCGGGTCACCGTCTCGACGGCGGGGATGGTCCCACAGATTTTAAAGCTCTGGGAAGAGGTGCCGGTGAACCTCTCAATTTCCTTAAATGCCACCACAAATGAAGTTCGGGACCAAATCATGCCGAAGGTCAACCGGCTCTACCCGATCGAAGAACTCTTGAAAGTCTGCAAAGCCTTCCCCCTTCCGTCTCGCCGGAGGATCACTTTCGAATATGTCCTTCTGGCCGGGGTGAACGACACGCCCGAAGATGCCGCACGATTAGTCCGTCTGAGCCATGGGATCCGATGCAAGATCAACCTGATCCCTTTTAATGAATTTCTCGGTTCACCGTATCGCCGCCCGGCCGATCAGGATGTCTTGCGCTTCCAGGACATCCTGCACCACGCCGGCCTCACGGCCACCGTCCGGAAGAGCAAAGGAAGAGATATCCTCGCCGCCTGCGGCCAGCTCAACAGTGAAGTCGGCGCCGCATCCCTTCCTTTGGTCCAACCCGTTCGCCGGACGCAGACCCCAACCTCAGCGCTGCCCTGTTAA
- a CDS encoding YHS domain-containing protein, whose product MEKSMTDPVCGMQVTNENICTDFEGKHYCFCSEGCFQKFQKSPEQYARKAG is encoded by the coding sequence ATGGAAAAGTCGATGACCGATCCGGTCTGCGGGATGCAGGTAACGAACGAGAACATCTGTACCGATTTTGAAGGAAAGCATTACTGCTTTTGCTCGGAGGGATGTTTTCAGAAGTTCCAGAAGTCTCCCGAACAATACGCCCGGAAGGCGGGATAA
- a CDS encoding periplasmic heavy metal sensor → MDKRNLFRQIGIGMLMVSLTATTVMAQGSPGQSPHRGGGGGRTERPQGHPPSSGMRGGSFFSAEGLKEGLNLNDEQAKKLHDLFIDYRKGGIQKRANLQVAEIELEELIADPKLDLSKIEKKAKEKEALETDMMMFRVRSMAKAKEFLSDVQYDKFRSMIERRMSMGGGGMHSMMGGMSHGKMGKGKGMKGSPHGSMGGGKGSPHGSMGMGSPHGSMGMSDDSYEDDDE, encoded by the coding sequence ATGGACAAACGGAATCTGTTCCGGCAAATTGGAATCGGGATGTTGATGGTCTCTCTGACCGCGACGACAGTGATGGCGCAGGGATCCCCCGGCCAAAGTCCCCACCGCGGCGGGGGGGGAGGGCGGACGGAACGACCGCAGGGCCATCCTCCGTCTTCCGGGATGCGCGGCGGAAGTTTCTTTTCGGCGGAGGGGTTAAAGGAGGGGCTCAATCTGAACGACGAGCAGGCGAAAAAACTCCACGATCTTTTTATCGATTATCGCAAGGGAGGGATCCAAAAGCGGGCCAATCTACAGGTGGCCGAGATTGAGCTGGAGGAGTTGATCGCCGATCCGAAGCTTGACCTTTCGAAGATCGAGAAAAAGGCGAAGGAAAAAGAAGCGCTGGAAACCGATATGATGATGTTTCGGGTCCGCTCGATGGCCAAGGCGAAAGAGTTTCTCTCCGATGTTCAGTATGACAAATTCAGATCGATGATCGAGCGCCGGATGTCGATGGGCGGCGGTGGAATGCATTCAATGATGGGCGGGATGTCTCACGGAAAAATGGGTAAAGGAAAAGGGATGAAGGGCTCGCCCCACGGTTCGATGGGGGGTGGTAAAGGCTCGCCGCACGGCTCTATGGGGATGGGATCCCCGCACGGATCGATGGGAATGTCCGATGATTCGTACGAAGACGACGATGAATAA